One Candidatus Delongbacteria bacterium DNA segment encodes these proteins:
- a CDS encoding biliverdin-producing heme oxygenase, with product MAVDSHVDRGEGLRGLTAPESVRGPGGLALLLREQTAEHHRRAEGAHFQRLLFAGQLPLEQYVRWLEQLRAVHKALEARLWLNWDSPAWRELTAPDRRRSVQLEQDLLSLERTILAEPGAATQRFLAQLASLPDDPPAALLGALYVLEGSSNGSRMMARGLRVAYNLPGVEGTRNLDPYGEAQPVRWQAFRAALDEALPESAWPAALDGARICFEAITQMGEDLLAQSAD from the coding sequence ATGGCTGTTGATTCCCATGTGGATCGCGGGGAAGGGCTGCGGGGCCTGACTGCGCCGGAGAGCGTCCGGGGACCGGGAGGACTGGCGCTGCTGTTGCGCGAGCAGACCGCCGAGCATCACCGCCGCGCGGAGGGCGCCCACTTCCAGCGCCTGTTGTTCGCTGGCCAACTACCACTGGAGCAGTACGTGCGCTGGCTGGAGCAGCTGCGCGCCGTCCACAAGGCCCTGGAGGCCCGACTGTGGCTCAACTGGGACTCCCCGGCCTGGCGCGAGCTGACGGCCCCGGACCGGCGCCGCAGCGTGCAATTGGAGCAGGATCTGCTCAGCCTGGAGCGGACCATCCTGGCGGAGCCCGGCGCGGCCACCCAGCGCTTCCTGGCCCAGCTCGCCAGCCTGCCCGACGACCCGCCGGCCGCCCTGCTGGGTGCGCTCTACGTGCTCGAGGGCAGCAGCAACGGCTCGCGCATGATGGCCCGCGGCCTGCGCGTCGCCTACAACCTGCCGGGCGTGGAGGGCACACGCAACCTGGACCCCTACGGCGAGGCCCAGCCCGTCCGTTGGCAGGCCTTCCGCGCCGCGCTGGACGAGGCCCTGCCCGAGAGCGCCTGGCCCGCGGCCCTGGACGGGGCGCGGATCTGCTTCGAGGCGATCACGCAGATGGGCGAAGATCTGCTGGCCCAGTCCGCCGACTGA
- a CDS encoding efflux RND transporter periplasmic adaptor subunit has translation MKTRRAWLIPGMALALCLGGCGREAPHQVGLVEMAEIDVASKIPGRVDCVLVQEGQWVERGRLLAVIRSDEIEARVEQARGLLEAAEARLRMARSGARPEEIRAMASQLESARAQFELAEKTWSRVQAVYADSVISTQERDEVEFKYRAAREQLETGRAKLDLVRKGARDEEIEAARALAHQAANALAEAQAYQRETRLTAPRAGRVHSLVLDAGELAATGVPVVTLVDTTDVWVVLQLREDQLQGAAGGRRVTGSLPALGGRRAEFEVTRVAVLADFATWRSTSRKGDLDLRSFEVQLRPRTALAGLRAGMSVRLAW, from the coding sequence ATGAAGACGCGACGTGCGTGGCTGATTCCGGGCATGGCGCTGGCCCTGTGCCTGGGCGGATGCGGGCGGGAAGCGCCCCATCAGGTCGGGCTGGTGGAGATGGCGGAGATCGACGTGGCCTCCAAGATTCCGGGCCGGGTGGACTGTGTGCTGGTCCAGGAGGGGCAGTGGGTGGAGCGCGGCCGCCTGCTGGCCGTGATCCGCTCCGACGAGATCGAGGCGCGGGTGGAACAGGCCCGCGGGCTGCTGGAGGCGGCGGAGGCGCGCCTGCGGATGGCGCGCAGCGGCGCACGCCCGGAGGAAATCCGCGCGATGGCCAGCCAGCTGGAGAGCGCCCGGGCCCAGTTCGAACTGGCCGAGAAGACCTGGTCGCGCGTGCAGGCCGTCTACGCGGACAGCGTGATCTCCACCCAGGAGCGCGACGAGGTGGAGTTCAAGTACCGGGCGGCGCGCGAACAGCTGGAGACGGGCCGGGCCAAACTGGATCTGGTGCGCAAGGGCGCGCGGGACGAGGAGATCGAGGCGGCGCGGGCCCTGGCCCACCAGGCCGCCAACGCGCTGGCCGAGGCCCAGGCCTATCAGCGTGAGACACGGCTGACGGCCCCCCGGGCGGGGCGCGTGCACTCGCTGGTGCTGGACGCGGGTGAGCTGGCAGCCACGGGCGTGCCCGTGGTCACGCTGGTGGACACGACGGATGTCTGGGTCGTGCTGCAACTGCGCGAGGACCAACTGCAGGGGGCCGCCGGCGGGCGGCGCGTGACGGGCAGCCTGCCCGCGCTGGGCGGCCGCCGCGCCGAGTTCGAGGTCACGCGCGTGGCCGTGCTGGCGGACTTCGCCACCTGGCGCTCCACCAGCCGCAAGGGGGATCTGGACCTGCGCAGTTTCGAGGTCCAGCTGCGTCCGCGCACGGCCTTGGCCGGTCTGCGGGCGGGCATGAGCGTGAGATTGGCCTGGTGA
- the dtd gene encoding D-aminoacyl-tRNA deacylase: MRALLQRVAKAEITCAGGHRAAIGRGLVVLVGVEHSDGPADVLQLLGKLPHLRLFPDAGGVMNLSLLEMNSAAAGRHVTGTPDSPGELLLVSQFTLHADTRRGRRPYYGAAAAPAQAQTLLDQLAAGLLAAGLPVARGVFGEHMDINLLADGPVTLLLDTRVG, encoded by the coding sequence ATGCGGGCCCTGTTGCAGCGCGTGGCCAAGGCGGAGATCACCTGCGCGGGCGGACACCGGGCCGCCATCGGGCGGGGCCTGGTGGTGCTGGTGGGCGTGGAGCACAGCGACGGACCGGCAGACGTGCTCCAGCTGCTGGGCAAGCTGCCGCACCTGCGCCTCTTTCCCGACGCCGGCGGGGTGATGAACCTCTCGCTGCTGGAGATGAATTCCGCCGCTGCGGGCCGGCACGTCACGGGGACCCCGGACAGCCCCGGTGAGTTGCTGCTGGTGAGTCAATTCACCCTGCACGCCGACACCCGGCGGGGGCGGCGCCCCTACTACGGCGCCGCGGCCGCTCCCGCCCAGGCCCAGACCCTCCTGGACCAGCTGGCGGCAGGACTGCTCGCGGCGGGTCTGCCGGTGGCGCGCGGCGTGTTCGGCGAGCACATGGACATCAACCTGCTGGCCGACGGACCCGTGACCCTCCTGCTGGACACCCGCGTGGGCTGA
- a CDS encoding TolC family protein, producing the protein MKRRPIPLLALAGLLLVNAAWSGPLSLEQALDEALAGHPAVRAAAERVEQRRAAERQARGHFLPTLRLEATYQHLDAPLSFDLSPIRSAMIQLQAANQTEFANVYGLLQGNPALSAGQRAELAQTFAAGLEGLLPPFESVLKDQNNHGASLSGVQPLFMGGKLLAGRRAARAEAGAARAELERARADVRGEALRAYLGVLLLREACAVRQAVLEGMRAHREDARRLQQEGLLNRVQVMRAEVAVAEAERKLFDERSGLDLAEQALRHALGRAADAELELVDSLRFRALADSLDPWLAAARGRQPLLAQLECKQAAVRQKVAAERADLLPRLAGVGRYELLDEDLSALEPRWVVGLRLDYPLFQGFRQAARLQEARHQTREVDDLREQAGRQVDLWVRRAYSQLRSAEERYRRLEAEGGLARENLALNQARFRTGLGTSLDVVDAWLLEEKIRLERLASLQQYYLGLSELTTASGQPERFVEIWRSGEER; encoded by the coding sequence ATGAAGCGCCGACCCATCCCCCTGCTTGCGCTGGCCGGCCTGCTGCTGGTGAACGCCGCCTGGTCCGGGCCGCTCAGCCTGGAGCAGGCGCTGGACGAGGCGCTGGCCGGACATCCCGCCGTGCGGGCCGCCGCCGAGCGGGTGGAGCAGCGGCGCGCGGCGGAACGCCAGGCCCGCGGCCACTTTCTGCCCACGCTGCGGCTGGAAGCCACCTATCAGCACTTGGACGCGCCCCTCAGTTTCGACCTGTCCCCCATCCGTTCGGCGATGATCCAGCTGCAGGCCGCCAACCAGACCGAGTTCGCCAACGTCTACGGGCTGCTGCAGGGCAACCCGGCCCTGAGCGCCGGGCAGCGGGCCGAGTTGGCGCAGACCTTCGCCGCCGGACTGGAGGGCCTGCTGCCGCCCTTCGAGTCCGTCCTCAAGGATCAAAACAACCATGGCGCCAGCCTGAGCGGCGTGCAGCCGCTCTTCATGGGCGGCAAGCTGCTGGCCGGACGCCGGGCGGCCCGCGCGGAGGCGGGGGCGGCCCGCGCCGAACTGGAGCGCGCGCGCGCCGACGTGCGCGGCGAGGCCTTGCGGGCCTATCTGGGCGTGCTGCTGCTGCGGGAGGCCTGCGCGGTCCGGCAGGCCGTGCTGGAGGGCATGCGCGCCCACCGGGAGGACGCCCGGCGCCTGCAACAGGAAGGGCTGCTGAATCGCGTGCAGGTGATGCGGGCGGAGGTGGCCGTGGCGGAGGCCGAACGCAAGCTCTTCGACGAGCGCAGCGGGCTGGATCTGGCCGAGCAGGCCCTGCGCCACGCGCTGGGCCGCGCCGCAGACGCGGAGCTCGAGCTGGTGGACAGCCTGCGCTTCCGGGCCCTGGCGGATTCGCTGGATCCCTGGCTGGCGGCGGCTCGCGGGCGTCAGCCCCTGCTGGCGCAGCTGGAGTGCAAGCAGGCCGCCGTGCGCCAGAAGGTGGCGGCCGAACGCGCCGACCTGCTGCCGCGCTTGGCCGGCGTGGGTCGCTACGAACTGCTGGACGAGGACCTCTCGGCCCTGGAGCCGCGCTGGGTGGTGGGGCTGCGGCTGGACTACCCGCTCTTCCAGGGTTTCCGGCAGGCCGCGCGGCTGCAGGAGGCCCGGCACCAGACGCGGGAGGTGGACGACCTGCGCGAGCAGGCCGGGCGCCAGGTGGACCTCTGGGTGCGGCGCGCCTACAGCCAGCTGCGCAGCGCCGAAGAGCGCTACCGGCGGCTGGAAGCCGAAGGCGGATTGGCGCGGGAGAATCTGGCCCTGAACCAGGCCCGCTTCCGGACGGGGCTGGGCACCTCGCTGGACGTGGTGGACGCCTGGCTGCTGGAGGAGAAAATCCGGCTGGAGCGGCTCGCCTCGCTGCAGCAGTACTACCTGGGGCTGTCCGAGCTGACGACGGCCTCCGGACAACCCGAACGCTTCGTGGAGATCTGGCGGAGTGGGGAGGAACGATGA
- a CDS encoding ABC transporter permease: protein MNPLRPALRDLVRVVRREEARLRPGHLGWALAPLLLFLLLGALYARHQARDLPVGVLDLDRSVLSRQVVRALDATPSLAVTRSVASLEEGLDDLRAGRILGLFELSAGTMSALQAGRPAGVGLYRNTSNLVVGNLLLKDGSAALRTLSLGIALRRQQALGAGASAATRVQPLRLDARSLHNPATDYEFFLVPGLLGALLFMLALLDGVGACSDERARGTLPDLLRAGGDRPLPALLGKALPHLLRQALLAVLLLALVFPLFGIGSRSPWPLLLGWLVLFQWTTLGLACALGLWLPSRLLALEAAVFLGTPAFIFSGYTFPLEAMPVLHRVFARLLPSTPFLEGFIALYQKGAGAGTLAGPLLQLLGFAGLGWGASLWGLRRGAALREDAR from the coding sequence GTGAATCCGCTTCGCCCGGCGCTCCGCGATCTGGTGCGCGTGGTCCGGCGGGAGGAGGCGCGCCTGCGTCCCGGCCACCTGGGCTGGGCGCTGGCGCCGCTGCTGCTCTTCCTGTTGCTGGGCGCCCTCTATGCCCGGCACCAGGCACGGGACCTGCCTGTCGGCGTGCTGGACCTGGATCGCAGCGTCCTGTCGCGCCAGGTGGTCCGGGCCCTGGACGCCACGCCCTCGCTGGCGGTGACCCGCTCCGTCGCCAGCCTGGAGGAGGGGCTGGACGACCTGCGCGCCGGGCGCATCCTGGGCCTGTTCGAACTGTCCGCGGGCACCATGTCCGCGCTGCAGGCCGGCCGGCCCGCCGGGGTGGGTCTCTACCGCAACACGTCCAACCTGGTGGTGGGCAACCTGCTGCTCAAGGACGGCAGCGCGGCCCTGCGCACGCTGTCCCTGGGAATCGCGCTGCGGCGGCAGCAGGCCCTGGGGGCGGGCGCGTCCGCCGCGACCCGCGTGCAGCCCCTGCGGCTGGACGCGCGCAGCCTCCACAATCCCGCCACGGACTACGAGTTCTTCCTGGTGCCCGGCCTGCTGGGCGCCCTGCTCTTCATGCTGGCCCTGCTGGACGGCGTGGGGGCCTGCTCCGACGAACGGGCCCGGGGCACCCTGCCGGATCTGCTGCGGGCGGGCGGCGACCGTCCGCTTCCCGCGCTGCTGGGCAAGGCCCTGCCCCACCTGCTGCGCCAGGCGCTGCTGGCCGTCCTGCTGCTGGCGCTGGTCTTTCCGCTGTTCGGGATCGGGTCCCGCAGTCCCTGGCCCCTGTTGCTGGGCTGGCTGGTCCTCTTCCAGTGGACCACGCTGGGCCTGGCCTGCGCGCTGGGACTCTGGCTGCCCTCGCGCCTGCTGGCCCTGGAGGCGGCCGTCTTCCTGGGCACGCCGGCCTTCATCTTCTCGGGCTACACCTTTCCGCTGGAGGCCATGCCCGTCCTGCACCGCGTCTTCGCCCGGCTCCTGCCCAGCACGCCCTTTCTGGAGGGCTTCATCGCCCTGTACCAGAAGGGCGCCGGAGCGGGCACGCTGGCCGGGCCGCTGCTCCAGTTGCTGGGCTTCGCCGGCCTGGGCTGGGGCGCCAGCCTGTGGGGCCTGCGACGTGGGGCCGCGCTGCGGGAGGACGCCCGGTGA
- a CDS encoding ABC transporter permease, whose product MNGWSQSWSVQRAVTRGLLRDREWLLVALVSPLFYLFFYGSAYLHKVEADLPLAVLDLDRSALSRTLVRGLEAHPMLAVTRTPASGEEARLELERGQVKAVLWIPRRLSARLKAGQAAEVELWTDASRFLPANDVNRAVGEVVGTLGTGVVMKGWRARGAGADQLPSRADPLRLEQRPLFNERDAYGDFLLPVLLGLILQQTLLIAVGLLAGGLRASGGLAEVSRRAGGRPLAALAGLLLPVLVVYAGHALFIQAVPVRLYGLGQAGSPAALLLLTLLFLPTLACLGWLAASWLPDRLAVLQLFVFSSYPLLLLSGTSWPLEAMPAPLALLARLLPGTPYLQALVRVTQTGAGLRHIRPELLLLAGQLLVYGALARWRLARQLRSAT is encoded by the coding sequence GTGAATGGGTGGAGCCAGAGCTGGAGCGTGCAGCGCGCTGTCACACGGGGTCTGCTCCGGGACCGGGAGTGGCTGCTGGTGGCGCTGGTCTCGCCGCTTTTCTACCTGTTCTTCTACGGCAGCGCCTACCTGCACAAGGTGGAGGCCGATCTGCCGCTGGCCGTGCTGGACCTGGACCGCAGCGCGCTCTCGCGCACCCTGGTCCGCGGCCTGGAGGCCCACCCCATGCTGGCCGTGACCCGCACGCCGGCGTCCGGCGAGGAGGCCCGGCTGGAGCTGGAGCGCGGGCAGGTCAAGGCCGTACTCTGGATTCCCCGGCGGCTGTCCGCCCGCCTGAAGGCCGGGCAGGCCGCGGAGGTGGAGCTGTGGACCGACGCCAGCCGCTTCCTGCCCGCCAACGACGTCAACCGCGCCGTGGGCGAAGTGGTGGGAACGCTGGGGACGGGGGTGGTGATGAAAGGCTGGCGGGCCCGGGGCGCCGGGGCGGACCAGCTGCCCAGCCGGGCGGATCCCCTGCGCCTGGAGCAGCGGCCGCTCTTCAACGAGCGCGACGCCTACGGGGACTTTCTGCTGCCCGTGCTGCTGGGCCTGATCCTGCAGCAGACCCTGCTGATCGCCGTGGGATTGCTGGCCGGCGGCCTGCGCGCTTCGGGCGGGCTGGCCGAGGTGTCCCGGCGGGCCGGGGGCCGGCCGCTGGCCGCGCTGGCGGGCTTGCTGCTGCCGGTCCTGGTCGTGTACGCGGGGCACGCGCTGTTCATCCAGGCCGTGCCCGTGCGCCTCTACGGGCTGGGCCAGGCGGGGAGTCCCGCCGCCCTGCTGCTGCTGACCCTGCTCTTCCTGCCGACGCTGGCCTGCCTGGGCTGGCTGGCGGCCTCCTGGCTGCCCGACCGACTGGCCGTGCTGCAGCTCTTCGTCTTCAGCTCCTATCCGCTGCTACTGCTCTCCGGCACCTCGTGGCCGCTGGAGGCCATGCCCGCCCCATTGGCTCTATTGGCGCGCCTGCTGCCCGGCACGCCCTATCTGCAGGCCCTGGTCCGCGTGACCCAGACCGGGGCCGGCCTGCGCCACATCCGGCCCGAGCTGCTGCTGCTGGCCGGCCAGCTGCTGGTCTACGGCGCGCTGGCGCGCTGGCGGCTGGCCCGGCAGCTGCGCTCCGCCACATAA